Proteins from a single region of Candidatus Palauibacter australiensis:
- the rplP gene encoding 50S ribosomal protein L16 gives MLQPKRIKYRKQQKGRMRGAAHRGNKVSFGDYALQAVEPGWISNRQIEAARVAMTRHIKRGGKVWIRIFPDKPLTQKPAETRMGKGKGNPEYWVAPVKPGRVMFELEGVDIELARRAMQLASAKLPVKTRFLERED, from the coding sequence ATGCTGCAACCGAAGCGGATCAAGTACAGGAAACAGCAGAAGGGACGCATGCGCGGCGCCGCGCATCGCGGAAACAAGGTCTCGTTCGGCGACTACGCGCTTCAGGCCGTGGAACCGGGCTGGATCTCGAACCGTCAGATCGAAGCCGCCCGGGTCGCCATGACGCGGCACATCAAACGTGGTGGAAAGGTCTGGATCCGCATCTTTCCGGATAAGCCGCTCACGCAGAAGCCCGCGGAGACCCGGATGGGGAAGGGCAAGGGGAATCCCGAGTACTGGGTCGCGCCGGTGAAGCCGGGCCGGGTGATGTTCGAACTCGAGGGTGTCGACATCGAACTCGCGCGGCGGGCGATGCAGTTGGCCTCGGCGAAGCTTCCGGTCAAGACACGCTTTCT